In Gracilimonas sp., a genomic segment contains:
- a CDS encoding GIY-YIG nuclease family protein: MRGAYVYILSNIGRTTLYIGVTKDISRRVWEHKQGKGSTFTAKYKCTILLYTEEHGTISDAIEREKQLKNWRKAWKWDLIKTLNPDLVDLYPILRG, from the coding sequence ATGAGAGGTGCTTATGTATACATACTGTCAAATATTGGCCGAACTACTTTATACATTGGGGTGACTAAGGATATTAGCCGCAGAGTTTGGGAACACAAGCAGGGGAAAGGTTCTACATTTACCGCAAAATACAAGTGTACGATTCTACTTTATACCGAAGAACACGGTACTATATCTGATGCAATAGAAAGAGAAAAACAGCTAAAGAACTGGAGAAAAGCCTGGAAGTGGGATTTAATTAAAACCCTCAATCCTGATTTAGTTGACCTTTATCCAATACTAAGGGGCTAA
- a CDS encoding rhodanese-like domain-containing protein, which translates to MTATATLQRTDVETLHRKMTGEHSPIIINALSRDAYLAKHIPGSLNIPTENAEVAKEVIPFMDAEIIVYCANSDCDASPNLAQKLEEMGYTNVSDFEEGLAGWRQAGYELAGTDV; encoded by the coding sequence ATGACTGCCACAGCAACACTTCAACGAACAGACGTAGAAACTTTACATCGAAAAATGACAGGCGAACATTCGCCAATAATTATAAATGCACTATCACGTGATGCCTATCTGGCTAAGCATATTCCGGGTTCCCTAAATATACCAACGGAAAACGCCGAAGTGGCTAAAGAGGTTATTCCGTTTATGGATGCCGAAATTATTGTTTACTGCGCAAATTCCGATTGTGATGCGTCTCCTAATCTTGCACAGAAGCTGGAAGAAATGGGTTATACCAACGTCAGTGATTTTGAAGAAGGCCTTGCTGGCTGGAGACAAGCTGGCTATGAATTAGCCGGAACTGACGTGTAA
- a CDS encoding GIY-YIG nuclease family protein, translated as MTKAYVYILSNIARTTLYIGVTNNLNRRIWEHKQGEGSEFTAKYKCIILLYAEEHGTISDAIEREKQLKNWKRAWKWELIKTLNPDLADLYPTLRG; from the coding sequence ATGACCAAGGCCTATGTCTACATACTATCCAACATAGCCCGGACTACTTTATACATTGGAGTAACCAATAACTTAAACCGTAGAATCTGGGAGCATAAACAAGGCGAAGGCTCGGAGTTTACTGCAAAATACAAATGTATAATTCTGTTGTATGCAGAAGAACACGGTACCATTTCTGATGCTATAGAAAGAGAAAAGCAACTAAAGAACTGGAAAAGAGCTTGGAAATGGGAATTGATTAAAACACTGAACCCTGATTTGGCGGATCTTTATCCTACATTGAGAGGTTAA
- a CDS encoding M20/M25/M40 family metallo-hydrolase: MKRITLLLCISMLLPFGLVNAQTTDEMVDAIVQEATENSQLEYLAHQLTDVIGPRLVGTPQMQHAHEWAVEQFEEWGISAENQQFGQWQGWERGITHIDLISPRVVSLEGMQLAWSPATKKGGVEGGLDIIPDVENKAAFEEWLKTIKGKFILVSMMQPTGRPDYNWEEFATEESFEKMKEGRDAMEDAWRARFDKIGYNSREILPVLEEAGAAGIIQSRWSSGFGVNKIFSAGTKKVPVIDLALEDYGMLYRMVEYGDEPKIKVNAQSKKLGKVPTFNTIATIPGSEKADEYIILSAHYDSWDGGTGATDNATGSITMMEAARILKEVYPNPKRTIIVGLWGSEEQGLNGSAAFVEDNPEIVDNMQALFNQDNGTGRVVRISGQGFLHAYEFLGRWLEAVPRDITQHIETTFPGTPGGGGSDYASFVSAGAPGFSLSSLSWSYWNYTWHTNRDTYDKIVFDDVRSNAILTAILTYMASEDPETFPRDKAVLPVSRWTGEQMEWPSPRTANRDGGN; encoded by the coding sequence ATGAAAAGAATCACATTATTACTATGCATTTCGATGTTGCTGCCATTCGGCCTGGTCAATGCTCAGACAACCGACGAAATGGTGGATGCTATCGTACAAGAAGCGACTGAAAATTCGCAGCTGGAATATCTGGCACATCAGCTTACCGATGTAATCGGACCACGGCTTGTGGGTACACCACAGATGCAACATGCTCATGAATGGGCGGTGGAACAGTTTGAAGAATGGGGTATCTCAGCAGAGAATCAGCAGTTTGGCCAATGGCAGGGGTGGGAACGTGGCATCACCCATATTGACTTGATTTCACCGCGTGTAGTATCACTGGAAGGGATGCAGCTTGCCTGGAGTCCTGCTACTAAAAAAGGTGGCGTAGAAGGAGGTTTGGATATTATCCCCGACGTAGAAAATAAAGCGGCTTTTGAAGAATGGCTGAAAACCATCAAAGGAAAATTCATCCTTGTCTCAATGATGCAACCCACTGGACGACCTGATTATAACTGGGAAGAATTCGCTACCGAAGAATCTTTTGAAAAAATGAAAGAGGGGCGCGATGCTATGGAAGATGCCTGGCGAGCCCGATTCGATAAAATTGGCTACAACTCACGTGAAATACTGCCGGTTCTGGAAGAAGCCGGAGCTGCTGGAATCATTCAGTCACGCTGGTCAAGTGGGTTTGGCGTAAACAAAATCTTTAGTGCAGGAACCAAAAAAGTACCCGTTATAGACCTTGCTCTTGAAGATTATGGTATGCTGTATCGCATGGTTGAATATGGCGATGAACCCAAAATCAAAGTTAATGCACAATCCAAGAAATTGGGGAAAGTTCCGACTTTCAATACCATTGCTACGATTCCCGGTTCAGAAAAAGCCGATGAATATATCATCCTTTCTGCTCATTACGACTCCTGGGATGGCGGAACCGGAGCCACTGACAATGCCACAGGTTCAATTACCATGATGGAAGCCGCACGAATCCTGAAAGAAGTGTATCCAAACCCAAAAAGAACCATTATTGTGGGACTTTGGGGGAGCGAAGAACAGGGACTGAACGGATCAGCAGCTTTTGTGGAAGATAATCCTGAAATCGTTGACAACATGCAGGCATTATTTAATCAGGATAATGGGACCGGACGTGTAGTTCGGATCTCAGGACAGGGATTTCTTCATGCTTACGAGTTTTTGGGAAGGTGGCTGGAAGCCGTACCGCGTGATATTACCCAGCATATTGAAACTACCTTTCCGGGAACCCCTGGTGGTGGTGGCTCCGATTATGCATCCTTTGTATCAGCCGGAGCTCCCGGGTTTTCTCTGAGTTCATTAAGCTGGAGTTACTGGAATTATACCTGGCACACTAATCGTGATACCTATGATAAAATCGTTTTCGATGATGTTCGAAGTAATGCCATCTTAACTGCGATTTTAACCTATATGGCCAGCGAAGATCCCGAAACTTTCCCTCGTGATAAAGCGGTTCTTCCCGTTAGCCGGTGGACAGGCGAACAAATGGAATGGCCTAGTCCCCGTACCGCTAACCGTGATGGTGGCAACTAA
- a CDS encoding aminotransferase class V-fold PLP-dependent enzyme, producing METRKQFLKKISGGAAALTASTFFNPLKYHSLKEDLGNYSGTAKEIARNEDFWAHVQQAFTVDRSLINLNNGGVSPSPAFVQEAMKKHLDFSNQAPVYNMWRILEPRREGVRQRLARNFGVDTEEIAITRNASESLQICQFGFDLKAGDEVLTTDQDYPRMINTFKQRERREGIKLNQISIPVPAEDDAEIVRRFEEAITPNTKLILMCHIINLTGQILPVKKVVQMARKKGIPVIVDGAHAFAHFTFNHSDLDCDYYTSSLHKWLFAPHGTGMLYVRKNKIKDLWPLMAAEESQDEDIRKFEEIGTHPAANFLAIGEALTFHEGIGSARKEARLKHLNDLWIDELVDGDKVVLHTSRNPTYACGIATVEIKGMEPNDLNSALWRDYRIITTPINRDQFRGIRVTPNVYTTLEEIDRFISAMKDQIKKV from the coding sequence ATGGAAACACGGAAACAGTTCTTAAAAAAAATCAGTGGCGGGGCAGCGGCATTAACAGCCTCAACTTTTTTTAATCCGCTAAAGTATCACAGCCTTAAAGAAGACCTTGGAAACTATTCGGGTACCGCTAAAGAAATTGCCCGAAATGAAGATTTCTGGGCTCATGTACAGCAAGCCTTCACCGTAGATAGAAGCCTCATCAACCTGAATAATGGAGGCGTTAGCCCTTCCCCGGCATTTGTGCAGGAAGCCATGAAAAAGCATCTGGACTTCTCCAATCAGGCACCGGTATATAATATGTGGAGGATTTTAGAACCCCGAAGAGAAGGCGTAAGACAACGGCTGGCTCGTAACTTTGGGGTAGATACTGAAGAAATCGCCATCACCAGAAATGCTTCTGAAAGCTTGCAAATTTGCCAGTTTGGTTTCGATTTGAAAGCAGGTGATGAAGTATTGACAACCGACCAGGATTACCCCCGGATGATCAATACCTTTAAACAGCGGGAAAGACGTGAAGGCATCAAACTTAACCAAATAAGTATCCCGGTGCCGGCAGAAGATGATGCCGAGATTGTTCGCCGATTCGAAGAGGCTATCACTCCAAATACCAAGCTGATTTTGATGTGCCATATCATCAACCTTACAGGGCAGATTCTCCCTGTAAAAAAAGTGGTGCAGATGGCTCGTAAAAAAGGAATACCGGTTATTGTAGATGGCGCCCACGCTTTCGCTCATTTTACATTTAATCATTCGGATCTGGATTGTGATTATTATACATCCAGCCTTCATAAATGGCTATTTGCACCTCATGGAACGGGTATGCTTTACGTCCGTAAAAACAAGATTAAAGACCTCTGGCCTTTGATGGCAGCAGAAGAATCACAGGACGAAGACATCCGTAAGTTTGAGGAAATCGGCACTCACCCGGCTGCTAATTTCCTGGCTATTGGTGAGGCCTTAACTTTCCATGAAGGTATCGGCTCAGCCCGCAAGGAAGCCCGGCTTAAACACCTTAATGATCTTTGGATTGACGAGCTTGTGGATGGAGACAAAGTAGTTCTTCATACCAGCCGAAACCCAACATATGCCTGCGGAATTGCCACGGTCGAAATCAAGGGGATGGAACCCAATGATCTGAATAGTGCTCTTTGGCGTGATTATCGTATTATTACCACTCCCATTAATCGCGATCAGTTTCGGGGTATTCGTGTCACTCCAAATGTTTACACTACCCTGGAAGAAATTGACCGGTTTATCAGCGCTATGAAAGATCAGATTAAAAAAGTTTAG
- a CDS encoding RidA family protein, whose translation MKIENFTFKLPLVSLIIIGVFSSCIEVETETSTEQQKKVINTDKAPASVGVYSQAIQVGNTLYLSGQIGLIPESRELAGDDLNSQTHQTLNNIKAVLEEAGFAMSDVVKAQVFLDDMDDYGSFNDIYIQYFPENPPARAVVEVSRIPLDAKVEIMVTAVKN comes from the coding sequence ATGAAGATAGAAAATTTCACTTTTAAACTACCTCTTGTCAGCCTGATAATTATAGGAGTATTTTCATCCTGCATTGAGGTTGAAACTGAGACAAGTACAGAACAGCAAAAGAAAGTCATTAATACTGATAAAGCACCCGCATCAGTTGGAGTATACTCCCAGGCCATTCAGGTTGGTAACACACTCTATCTTTCCGGGCAAATTGGCCTGATTCCGGAAAGCCGGGAACTGGCTGGTGATGACCTTAATTCACAAACCCATCAAACCCTGAATAATATTAAAGCAGTCTTAGAAGAGGCTGGTTTTGCAATGTCAGATGTTGTGAAAGCACAGGTTTTTTTGGATGATATGGATGACTATGGTTCGTTCAATGATATTTATATTCAGTATTTTCCTGAAAACCCACCTGCACGAGCGGTTGTTGAGGTCAGCCGTATTCCGCTGGATGCGAAAGTAGAAATCATGGTTACAGCTGTTAAAAATTAG
- a CDS encoding amidohydrolase, whose translation MSDLQDVINLRRTLHRYPELSNLEFETSKRISSFFEPLNPDKEISISKTGKAFVFEGEEAGETLIFRCELDALPIQEKPNRAYRSSIKGVAHLCGHDGHMAIIARLGQLISQNRPKKGKAVLLFQPAEETYLGAKDVVESKEFHALSPDYIFALHNIPGVEKNTILLKKGSFSAASCGFTIKLEGRTSHAAEPQNGLNPYETATKITDQILNLANNDQSSFKDHTIATLIYIRLGEIAFGVSPGSLEMGITLRAYENDDLDLLCNKSEAIVGELAQENGLDYDWSYSEIYPATLNDPDCVDMITKSAESNKLTVQQMKHPNNWSEDFAYFTATNKGAQFGFGAGESLPPLHNPAYDFPDEIIEPSAHTFFSIYKEKHL comes from the coding sequence ATGTCCGATTTACAAGATGTCATCAACCTGAGACGTACCCTTCACCGTTACCCTGAATTATCAAACCTGGAGTTTGAAACTTCAAAACGCATTTCATCTTTTTTCGAACCATTAAATCCGGATAAAGAAATATCCATTTCAAAAACGGGGAAGGCATTCGTATTTGAGGGGGAAGAAGCCGGGGAAACCCTGATTTTTCGGTGTGAACTGGATGCACTTCCTATTCAGGAAAAACCGAACCGGGCTTATCGGTCATCTATTAAAGGAGTTGCCCATTTATGTGGGCATGATGGGCACATGGCTATCATAGCTCGATTAGGTCAGCTTATTTCCCAGAACCGCCCAAAGAAAGGAAAAGCTGTTTTACTCTTTCAGCCAGCGGAAGAAACCTACCTTGGTGCTAAAGATGTTGTGGAATCCAAAGAATTCCATGCCCTTTCCCCGGATTATATCTTTGCCCTTCATAATATTCCCGGCGTCGAAAAGAATACTATATTACTGAAAAAAGGAAGTTTTTCTGCTGCTTCCTGTGGCTTCACCATAAAACTTGAGGGGCGGACATCCCATGCGGCAGAACCTCAAAACGGATTGAACCCCTACGAAACAGCTACCAAAATTACGGATCAAATTCTGAATCTCGCTAACAATGATCAATCTTCTTTTAAAGACCACACCATAGCCACGCTGATATATATCCGGTTGGGTGAGATTGCTTTCGGGGTTTCTCCTGGAAGCTTGGAAATGGGCATCACATTAAGGGCCTATGAAAACGATGACCTTGATCTGCTTTGCAATAAATCAGAAGCCATTGTTGGAGAACTGGCACAGGAAAATGGGCTGGATTATGACTGGAGTTATTCAGAAATCTATCCTGCTACTCTCAATGACCCTGATTGTGTGGACATGATTACTAAGTCTGCCGAGTCCAATAAACTAACGGTTCAGCAAATGAAACATCCCAACAATTGGTCTGAAGATTTCGCCTACTTCACCGCAACAAATAAAGGTGCCCAATTTGGTTTTGGAGCCGGAGAAAGCCTGCCCCCACTGCATAATCCTGCCTATGATTTTCCGGATGAGATCATAGAACCCTCTGCCCATACATTCTTTTCCATTTATAAAGAGAAGCATCTCTGA
- a CDS encoding class I SAM-dependent methyltransferase — MTQSEAIRLIEEAGFKGNQAEKWVDLGCGSGLFSYALAQILSKDSHILMVDKVNQAPIKSSVHGIHLEFLQMDFSKQQLPKDEYDGILMANSLHYVKNKKTFIQKLTHHLSENGRLVIVEYGTNNANPWIPYPITLRQLEELFKEEGFKSVRKIGERPSRYGHKNMYAAEVR, encoded by the coding sequence ATGACTCAATCCGAAGCGATAAGACTTATCGAAGAAGCAGGTTTTAAAGGTAATCAGGCAGAGAAATGGGTAGATCTGGGTTGTGGGAGCGGCTTGTTTAGCTATGCACTGGCTCAGATATTATCAAAAGATAGTCATATTCTGATGGTGGATAAGGTCAATCAGGCTCCGATAAAGTCATCGGTTCATGGTATTCATTTAGAGTTCTTGCAGATGGATTTCAGTAAACAACAACTTCCGAAAGATGAATATGATGGTATTTTGATGGCTAACTCTCTTCATTATGTGAAAAACAAAAAGACATTCATTCAAAAGTTAACACATCATCTCTCAGAAAATGGAAGACTGGTTATTGTCGAGTATGGCACAAATAATGCAAATCCCTGGATTCCATACCCGATCACATTAAGGCAGCTGGAAGAATTATTTAAGGAGGAAGGATTTAAATCAGTAAGAAAAATCGGTGAACGCCCATCCAGATACGGACATAAGAATATGTATGCAGCGGAAGTAAGATAG
- a CDS encoding DoxX family protein, which translates to MKNKNLAILLLRIGVGVIFIIAGWGKLTGIEGVQGFFGNIGIPMAGVMAWVVALVEFVGGIMMLVGYKVEIPGILLAFTMLVAIFTVKMGGDGGFSGMRLEIMLLLTSLALSIMGTGSYSLDDMLGKPSDTGSSEATPL; encoded by the coding sequence ATGAAAAATAAAAACTTAGCAATTCTACTGCTACGAATAGGTGTTGGTGTTATTTTTATCATTGCAGGATGGGGCAAACTAACCGGAATTGAAGGTGTTCAGGGATTTTTCGGTAATATCGGTATTCCTATGGCTGGAGTAATGGCCTGGGTAGTTGCCTTGGTTGAATTTGTAGGCGGGATTATGATGTTGGTTGGATACAAAGTTGAAATTCCGGGAATACTTCTGGCATTTACTATGCTGGTAGCCATTTTTACGGTAAAGATGGGTGGGGATGGAGGCTTCAGCGGCATGCGACTTGAGATTATGTTGCTACTCACCAGCTTAGCTTTATCTATAATGGGAACCGGAAGCTATTCACTCGATGATATGTTGGGAAAACCTTCAGATACCGGAAGCTCTGAAGCAACGCCTCTGTAA
- the rpoC gene encoding DNA-directed RNA polymerase subunit beta', producing the protein MPVTKTLTVTKDFDSIGVSLASAETILSRSHGEVLTPETINYRTFKPEMDGLFCEKIFGPVKDYECHCGKYKRIRYKGIICDRCGVEVTRKAVRRERMGHITLTVPVVHIWYFKSLPNKIAYLLGMSSKNLDKIVYYETFVVINPGVARDLGYAQGDMISEEEKWDILEQLPEDNQELDDDDDDKFIVKEGADALEALLGDLDLDDLAYNLRYEVKHETSQMRKKKKLKRLQVIESFRAANQHTENRPEWMVQSVIPVIPPELRPLVPLEGGRFATSDLNDLYRRVIIRNNRLKRLIDIKAPDVILRNEKRMLQEAVDSLYDNSRKSNAVRNNNRPLKSLSDMLKGKSGRFRQNLLGKRVDYSGRSVIVVGPELKMHECGLPKEMAVELYKPFIIRRLIERGYVKTVKSAKKVVDRRDAVVWEVLENVIDGHPVLLNRAPTLHRLGIQAFQPVLIEEKAIRLHPLACTAFNADFDGDQMAVHLPLSHDAVLEASVLMLGSHNILSPANGGPIAVPSQDMILGLYYLTKPNDGQKGEGKTFSSPAEVLVAFDQGKIATHAKINVRIPAVNEEGETVHEVIKTSTGRVLFNQITPKEIPFINKTLGKKELRNLIGDIHAKVGTAKTSRFLDDMKKVGYEEATIGGLSFSLDDIIIPDAKGELITKAKDEVTDIQGRYEMGFITDNERYNQVIDKWTSTTNRVSETLFSALASDRDGFNPVYMMADSGARGSKEQIRQLGGMRGLMAKPQKSSMQQGNEVIENPILSSFKEGLTVLEYFISTHGARKGLADTALKTADAGYLTRRLVDVSQDVIINEKDCGTLRGIKMAALKDNEDIIESLEDRIIGRVSLHDIYDPISDELICEANQMIDEVVAQKIAETSIEEVEIRSVLTCETGRGVCAKCYGRDLARGTVVEKGEAVGVIAAQSIGEPGTQLTLRTFHVGGTASRLEAESQHKTKFEGKVEFENVRVVVYDDGEEEHNVVLSRAGEIKIVNDEGKVLINYNVPYGSEMLVEEGDVVPKGAVLCKWDPYNALIFSEIDGTVEYKDIIDGVTSSEDTDAQTGHREKVITDSKDRSLVPTLVIKGTKDRIRENTLPVDTHIVIEDGAKVEAGQVIAKIPRATSKSKDITAGLPRVTELFEARSPSEPAVVSEIDGIVEMGGRKRGSQEVFVKSKDGTDEKKYLISLSKHILVQSNDFVKAGQPLSDGTIPAQDILNILGPYAVQSYLVNEIQEVYRLQGVKINDKHIEVIVRTMMQKVEITDPGDTMFLEGDKVDRFEVNIKNDELIGKFVVTNPGGSDLKKGAILDRREVRDINNELIKEGAEELETREAEPAISKPILLGITRAALSTDSWLSAASFQETTKVLTQASIEAKKDFLRGLKENVVVGHKVPAGTGLRDYNDIVVGSKKDMEEGDEEIAKVFEELGGSENGESETAEAED; encoded by the coding sequence TTGCCAGTAACTAAGACATTAACAGTCACCAAAGATTTCGACAGCATTGGGGTATCCCTTGCTTCCGCGGAAACGATTTTATCTCGTTCCCACGGCGAAGTCTTGACTCCTGAGACAATAAACTATCGAACCTTTAAGCCGGAAATGGACGGTCTTTTCTGTGAAAAGATCTTCGGGCCGGTGAAGGATTATGAATGCCACTGTGGTAAATACAAGCGTATCCGCTACAAGGGAATTATCTGCGACCGTTGCGGTGTGGAAGTTACCCGGAAAGCTGTACGCCGTGAGCGAATGGGGCACATTACCCTTACCGTTCCTGTAGTACACATTTGGTACTTCAAATCTCTTCCTAACAAGATCGCTTACCTTCTTGGAATGAGCTCCAAGAACCTGGATAAGATCGTTTATTACGAAACATTCGTAGTGATCAATCCTGGTGTGGCGCGTGACCTCGGTTATGCCCAGGGCGATATGATCTCTGAAGAAGAGAAATGGGATATTTTAGAACAGCTGCCAGAAGATAACCAGGAACTGGATGACGACGATGACGACAAATTCATCGTGAAGGAAGGAGCCGATGCTCTTGAAGCACTCCTTGGCGATCTGGATCTTGACGATCTGGCTTACAATTTGCGTTATGAAGTGAAGCATGAGACTTCACAGATGCGTAAGAAGAAAAAGCTGAAGCGTCTTCAGGTGATTGAGTCATTCCGTGCGGCTAACCAGCATACCGAAAACCGTCCCGAGTGGATGGTACAGAGTGTAATTCCGGTAATTCCACCAGAATTACGTCCGTTGGTACCGCTTGAAGGTGGTCGTTTTGCAACATCTGATTTGAACGATCTTTACCGTCGTGTGATCATCCGTAACAATCGTCTGAAGAGATTGATTGATATCAAAGCTCCTGATGTAATTCTCCGAAATGAGAAACGCATGCTGCAGGAAGCGGTTGATTCTCTGTACGACAACTCAAGAAAATCAAACGCAGTACGAAATAACAACCGACCGCTTAAATCACTTTCAGATATGCTGAAAGGTAAGAGTGGCCGTTTCCGTCAAAACCTTCTTGGTAAGCGTGTTGACTATTCCGGTCGTTCTGTGATTGTGGTAGGACCCGAGCTGAAAATGCACGAATGTGGTCTGCCAAAAGAGATGGCGGTTGAGCTCTACAAACCATTTATTATCCGACGACTCATTGAGCGTGGATATGTGAAAACGGTTAAGAGCGCTAAGAAAGTAGTAGACCGACGTGATGCCGTTGTATGGGAAGTCCTTGAAAATGTAATTGACGGACACCCCGTACTTCTTAACCGTGCTCCAACCTTGCACAGGTTAGGTATTCAGGCTTTCCAGCCGGTACTTATTGAAGAAAAAGCTATCCGACTACACCCGCTCGCATGTACAGCGTTTAACGCTGACTTTGACGGTGATCAGATGGCTGTTCACCTTCCATTAAGTCACGATGCGGTTCTTGAAGCATCTGTGCTGATGTTAGGTTCACACAATATTTTATCTCCTGCGAACGGAGGCCCGATTGCGGTTCCTTCTCAGGATATGATTTTAGGTCTGTACTATCTCACCAAGCCAAATGATGGCCAGAAAGGCGAAGGAAAAACATTCTCTTCTCCTGCAGAAGTATTGGTTGCCTTCGACCAGGGTAAGATTGCTACACATGCCAAAATCAACGTTCGAATTCCAGCGGTAAACGAGGAAGGAGAAACCGTTCACGAAGTGATTAAAACTTCAACGGGACGAGTACTCTTCAACCAGATTACACCGAAGGAAATCCCATTCATCAACAAGACACTCGGTAAAAAAGAACTGAGAAATCTGATTGGTGATATTCATGCTAAAGTAGGAACGGCGAAAACTTCCCGATTCCTCGACGACATGAAGAAAGTTGGTTATGAAGAAGCCACAATTGGTGGTCTGTCTTTCAGCCTTGATGATATCATTATTCCGGATGCTAAAGGTGAGTTGATCACTAAAGCGAAGGATGAAGTGACTGATATTCAAGGTCGTTATGAGATGGGTTTCATTACCGATAACGAGCGTTACAATCAGGTTATTGATAAATGGACCAGTACCACAAACCGTGTGTCTGAAACATTATTCTCAGCTCTTGCGAGCGACAGAGATGGTTTCAACCCGGTATATATGATGGCGGATTCCGGAGCTCGAGGTTCTAAAGAGCAGATTCGTCAGTTAGGTGGTATGCGTGGTCTGATGGCGAAACCTCAGAAGAGTTCCATGCAGCAGGGCAATGAGGTAATTGAGAACCCGATTCTTTCTTCTTTCAAAGAAGGGCTGACGGTACTTGAGTACTTTATCTCTACTCACGGTGCGCGTAAAGGTCTTGCCGATACCGCTCTTAAAACTGCCGATGCTGGTTACCTGACTCGTCGTCTGGTTGATGTTTCACAAGATGTGATCATCAACGAGAAAGACTGTGGTACCCTCCGTGGTATTAAGATGGCGGCTCTGAAAGACAACGAAGATATTATCGAAAGTCTCGAAGATCGTATTATCGGGCGTGTTTCACTCCACGATATCTACGATCCTATTTCTGACGAGCTTATTTGTGAAGCCAACCAGATGATTGATGAGGTTGTAGCTCAGAAAATCGCAGAGACTTCTATCGAAGAAGTAGAAATTCGTTCAGTACTTACCTGTGAAACCGGACGTGGTGTATGTGCCAAATGTTATGGCCGTGACCTCGCACGGGGAACCGTAGTTGAGAAAGGGGAAGCCGTAGGGGTTATCGCTGCTCAGTCTATTGGTGAGCCGGGTACACAGCTGACCCTTCGAACCTTCCACGTTGGTGGTACGGCATCTCGTCTGGAGGCTGAATCTCAGCATAAGACGAAATTCGAAGGTAAAGTAGAATTTGAAAACGTTCGCGTTGTGGTTTACGACGACGGTGAAGAAGAACACAATGTGGTTCTCTCCCGTGCTGGTGAAATCAAGATTGTGAACGATGAAGGTAAAGTTCTTATCAACTACAATGTGCCTTACGGTTCAGAGATGTTGGTTGAGGAAGGCGATGTGGTACCTAAAGGAGCTGTGCTCTGTAAGTGGGATCCATATAACGCCCTTATCTTCTCAGAAATTGACGGTACCGTTGAATACAAAGATATCATTGACGGAGTAACTTCGTCTGAGGATACCGATGCTCAAACCGGTCACCGTGAAAAAGTTATCACCGACTCCAAAGATCGCTCGCTGGTACCAACCCTCGTGATCAAAGGAACCAAAGACCGAATCCGCGAAAATACACTGCCTGTTGATACTCACATCGTTATTGAAGACGGTGCCAAGGTTGAAGCTGGTCAGGTTATTGCTAAGATTCCGCGTGCTACATCCAAGTCTAAGGATATCACCGCCGGTCTGCCGCGTGTAACTGAACTATTTGAAGCACGTTCTCCAAGTGAACCTGCCGTTGTTTCTGAAATTGACGGTATTGTTGAAATGGGTGGGCGTAAGCGTGGTTCACAAGAGGTATTTGTGAAATCCAAAGACGGAACGGATGAGAAGAAATATCTGATCTCGCTGAGCAAACATATTTTGGTTCAATCCAATGATTTTGTGAAAGCTGGTCAGCCTCTCTCAGACGGTACTATTCCGGCTCAGGATATTCTGAATATTCTCGGACCTTATGCTGTACAGTCGTATCTCGTGAATGAAATTCAGGAGGTTTACCGACTACAGGGTGTGAAAATCAATGACAAGCACATTGAGGTTATTGTACGCACCATGATGCAGAAGGTAGAAATCACCGATCCGGGCGATACCATGTTCCTTGAAGGAGACAAAGTGGATCGCTTTGAAGTGAATATCAAGAACGACGAACTGATTGGTAAGTTTGTAGTTACCAACCCAGGTGGATCTGACCTTAAGAAAGGGGCTATCCTTGACCGTCGTGAAGTTAGAGATATAAACAACGAGCTGATTAAAGAAGGTGCAGAAGAACTCGAAACCCGTGAAGCAGAGCCGGCTATTTCTAAGCCAATTCTGTTGGGTATTACTCGAGCTGCTCTTTCAACCGACAGTTGGTTGTCAGCTGCTTCCTTCCAGGAAACAACCAAGGTACTTACTCAGGCTTCTATTGAGGCCAAGAAAGACTTCCTCCGCGGACTTAAAGAGAATGTGGTGGTTGGACATAAAGTGCCTGCCGGTACCGGTCTTCGCGACTACAACGACATTGTTGTTGGGTCTAAGAAAGACATGGAAGAAGGAGACGAGGAAATCGCCAAGGTATTTGAAGAACTTGGTGGAAGTGAAAATGGTGAAAGCGAAACCGCCGAAGCCGAAGACTAA